The DNA window AGGGACCTAGATCTCCTTCCGGAGAGCAACCCTGACGTTGCTGCAGATCTTGGAGAGTGCCTCAAAGAACGGGTCACAGAAGGTGTGGATGCAGAGGGAGTAGATTCGGCTGACGCACTGGATCTCTATCAGGTAGCTCTTGATGCAGGGCACCACTGCCCAGATGTGGCAGAAGGAGATGAGGGCAAAGAGGAAGCCCCAGATGACTGCCAGGGGGATGCCCAGGATGGCAGAGAGCAGCCTGTAGCACCAGTACTTGCTGACAGTGAAGGTGGTGTAGCTGGTTTTCCAGACACCGTCAAAGCTGTATGTTCCCACAGGCTCAGCGATCACATCCTCAAAATCCAcctgggaggagagaagactgaggtaaGGGGGGTTTGGGGGCGTTAACAAGAGCCCCAGTGCAAGGACGAGGATCAGCTGCGATGTGGGAGGAGAGCCTGAAtggagggggctggggagaggaagggcCGTGCTGGGGGGACGGATCCCCTGCACCCCCCGGAGCAAGGAAAGCCCTTGCCCTCGCAGAGGTCCAAGCGGGAGATGGCGCAGGGCTCCCGGCACTGCGTGGGCTCAGCCTGTGGGCAGTGCGGCACGCAGGCTTAACCCATGGCAGGAGACCCCAGGCTTGGCCGCCCCAGGGCACATTCGCTGGTCCCAAACCCCGAGCTGCGGACGGTGCTTCCAGGTGCCAGGGCCAGGCACGAGCCCTCGGAACAGGAGCTGAGCGTGGGAGTGTTTACTCCGGAGGGGGACAGAGCCTGTTCCTACCCTTTTTTAGGATTCAGGGACATGGGCTGCCTTCTCGGCAAGAAGGTGGTTTGTGCTAACAAAAATCTAATGGCCCTCTTGATTtacagtttatttatttatatgtctGGCAGCGAGGTGCTCAATTCTGTCTGTGTTCTGTCTGAAGAGGGGGAGAGATCAGCTCGGTCATGCCCCCACGGGGATAGTGCTGTTATGTGTGGGCACCGGGAGTGCGTCTGAATGTCAAATCTCTTAAAAGCCTCAGAACTACACATGGAGATCTCAG is part of the Phalacrocorax aristotelis chromosome 6, bGulAri2.1, whole genome shotgun sequence genome and encodes:
- the CAV3 gene encoding caveolin-3, translated to MAAEQTELEERIIIKDQHIKEIDLVNRDPKRINEDVVKVDFEDVIAEPVGTYSFDGVWKTSYTTFTVSKYWCYRLLSAILGIPLAVIWGFLFALISFCHIWAVVPCIKSYLIEIQCVSRIYSLCIHTFCDPFFEALSKICSNVRVALRKEI